Proteins found in one uncultured Desulfuromonas sp. genomic segment:
- a CDS encoding ATP-binding protein has translation MVDHTVIEARFIILLIPPDTAQVLSVRDDIESLLGYQPEDFISGKVSLKDLIHSDDQDIADRLFEPDLTHDSNVFNIRLRRANGQIRVARGEFSKQTSDSGTNVALDLLLQDVTSLSRSLENNVRNLNFQTLMKNTDDFIFFKDRNHTFTDVSQTLVDICDAGVESWTDLIGLTDYEVFPEEHADEYYRLEKQIFLGAEVVHEVQEFLKEDGSTGWVDNRKYPIHDNDGNIIGLFGVARDITNEKRAEQRRVQLIAELKRTNDELNNFAYVASHDLKSPLRGIDQLASWIAEDLGDTINSETLSHLRLMRSRISRMESLLDDLLTYSRVGRTDDEVSEVNTATLVENVFELVATNDKQISLNITADMPILMTPKAPLELIFRNLVGNAIKHHDKEHGTITVSARPLPNAFEFEVKDDGPGIPIESQERVFGMFQTLKPRDLVEGSGMGLALVKKAVELVGGIISVESDGKQGCCFKFSWPTTISRKNIYDN, from the coding sequence TTGGTTGATCATACTGTCATTGAGGCCCGCTTTATCATCCTGCTGATACCGCCCGACACCGCACAGGTGTTATCTGTCCGTGACGATATCGAATCCCTGCTGGGTTATCAGCCTGAGGATTTTATCTCTGGAAAAGTTTCCCTCAAAGATCTGATCCATAGCGACGATCAGGATATCGCTGATCGACTTTTTGAGCCTGACTTAACCCATGACAGCAACGTTTTCAACATTCGCCTCAGACGGGCGAATGGACAAATTCGTGTTGCCAGAGGTGAATTCAGTAAACAGACCTCAGACAGCGGAACGAATGTTGCGCTAGATCTGTTATTGCAAGATGTCACAAGCTTGTCTCGCTCATTAGAAAATAATGTCAGAAATTTAAATTTCCAAACACTGATGAAGAATACCGATGATTTCATCTTTTTTAAAGACCGTAACCATACATTTACCGACGTCAGCCAGACCCTAGTTGACATATGTGATGCTGGGGTTGAATCCTGGACTGATCTGATTGGGTTGACCGACTATGAGGTGTTTCCAGAAGAGCATGCTGACGAGTACTACCGCCTTGAAAAACAGATATTTTTGGGGGCTGAAGTGGTCCACGAAGTTCAGGAGTTCCTCAAAGAGGATGGCTCTACAGGCTGGGTTGATAACCGCAAATACCCCATACATGACAACGACGGCAACATCATCGGTCTATTTGGCGTCGCCCGTGACATCACCAATGAAAAACGTGCTGAACAACGTCGGGTTCAATTGATTGCTGAACTTAAACGCACTAACGATGAACTGAACAATTTTGCCTATGTCGCCTCGCACGATCTTAAATCACCGTTACGGGGTATCGATCAGTTGGCGAGCTGGATCGCTGAAGATTTGGGTGACACCATTAATAGTGAAACCCTATCTCACCTGAGACTGATGCGCAGCCGAATCAGCCGGATGGAGTCACTCCTTGACGATCTGCTCACGTACTCCCGCGTTGGTCGCACCGATGACGAAGTTAGTGAGGTCAATACGGCCACGTTGGTCGAGAATGTTTTTGAACTGGTTGCTACAAATGATAAACAGATATCACTCAATATAACGGCCGATATGCCGATTCTGATGACCCCAAAAGCGCCGCTGGAGCTGATTTTTCGTAACCTCGTCGGTAACGCTATCAAACATCATGACAAAGAGCACGGCACGATAACCGTCTCAGCCCGTCCATTACCCAATGCGTTTGAGTTTGAAGTTAAAGACGACGGCCCCGGCATTCCGATTGAAAGCCAGGAACGCGTGTTCGGCATGTTCCAAACGCTTAAACCCAGAGATTTGGTTGAAGGAAGTGGTATGGGGCTGGCGTTGGTCAAGAAAGCGGTTGAACTTGTCGGCGGCATCATCAGCGTAGAGTCCGATGGCAAACAAGGCTGTTGTTTTAAGTTTAGCTGGCCAACCACAATTTCCAGAAAGAATATCTATGACAACTGA
- a CDS encoding 4Fe-4S dicluster domain-containing protein: MATNGLLINYQYCTGCHSCEVACKNALKLPRGKSGIKLLENGPWEVTPEKFEWDYIPVPTQLCNLCADRVEEGKKPSCVHHCLAQCIEYGSAEELAARAAELGEKTAIFFP; this comes from the coding sequence ATGGCAACAAACGGATTGCTGATCAATTACCAATACTGTACAGGCTGTCACAGTTGCGAAGTGGCTTGTAAAAATGCCCTTAAACTCCCTCGTGGGAAATCGGGGATTAAATTACTTGAGAACGGCCCATGGGAAGTGACGCCCGAGAAATTTGAATGGGATTACATCCCGGTTCCGACCCAGCTGTGCAACCTCTGCGCTGATCGCGTGGAGGAAGGGAAAAAGCCGTCCTGTGTCCATCATTGTCTGGCTCAATGTATCGAATATGGCAGTGCTGAGGAACTCGCGGCCAGAGCTGCCGAGCTTGGCGAAAAAACAGCTATTTTCTTTCCGTAA
- a CDS encoding molybdopterin-dependent oxidoreductase: MKKEWKVENADGSYTVRTCGWSPPGEHPVGCGMKLTVKDGQLVDVEGDPEHPITNGRLCVRCLTLPEYVHHPNRITTPMKRDPKDRGKDKWTPISWDEAWDIIIPKINQLKQDHGAESIIVFGGTGREACLYYYPLAFASIGTPNVSQPISGWSCYGPRCAITDFILGAGYPEIDFAGNYPDRYDNPNFELPKYIVIWGKNPLYSNPDGFFGHSIIDMKKRGTKFIHIDPRMTWLGTRSEYVCRLRPGTDTALALGFLNVIINEELYDKEFVEKWCYGFDELKERVQQYPPKKVADITWVPESTIIEVARTMATAKPCSIQWGLAVDMNPNGVQLGHSILALTAITGNLDIPGGLTLGPPSSLLGKWRMETRSNLSDELWDKRLGAKEWPAVGAVMATTHPDETLDTLETGKPYKLRMAWINSTNVLAPSSAVQPERWYKALQQMELIVAQDLFHNPTTMALADIFLPLPTFAEHNGVVITNYGRNAITLGAMNEALRVGDTKSDLEVCMELGKRLHPDMWPFETVQDFFTNQLQPELGIDFEGLSELGVYQPPYDYRKYEKGLLRMDGEPGFNTVTGLVELSSTLFENWGDDALPYYKEPPYGPVSTPELFKEYPLILTSGARRTTSFHSEHRQIETLRDIDPDPLVELNPETAAKLNINHGDWVELENMFGKCRMKAHLTTTIHPKVCHAQHGWWYPEKEGEAPSLFGVWDANLNTMIPHKTIGTLGFGAPYKQMICKAKRVEGPELS; this comes from the coding sequence TTGCCGGAATATGTCCACCACCCGAACCGTATCACCACGCCGATGAAGCGTGATCCCAAGGATCGTGGTAAGGACAAATGGACGCCGATCAGTTGGGATGAGGCCTGGGATATTATCATCCCGAAAATCAATCAACTGAAACAGGATCACGGTGCTGAGTCGATCATCGTTTTCGGCGGTACCGGGCGCGAGGCCTGCCTCTATTACTACCCGTTGGCGTTCGCCTCGATCGGTACACCCAACGTCAGCCAGCCGATCAGCGGCTGGTCCTGCTATGGACCGCGCTGCGCCATTACCGATTTTATTCTCGGCGCCGGTTACCCGGAGATTGATTTCGCCGGCAACTACCCCGACCGTTATGACAATCCGAATTTCGAACTCCCCAAATATATCGTGATCTGGGGCAAGAACCCGCTCTATTCAAACCCCGACGGTTTCTTTGGCCACTCCATTATCGACATGAAGAAGCGCGGCACCAAATTTATCCATATCGATCCACGGATGACCTGGTTGGGGACGCGTTCTGAGTATGTGTGTCGCCTGCGGCCGGGAACCGACACCGCTCTGGCGCTGGGCTTCCTTAATGTCATCATCAATGAAGAGCTGTATGACAAAGAGTTTGTCGAGAAGTGGTGTTACGGCTTTGACGAGTTGAAAGAGCGGGTCCAGCAGTATCCGCCCAAAAAGGTCGCTGATATCACCTGGGTGCCGGAGTCAACGATTATCGAGGTGGCCCGAACCATGGCGACGGCAAAGCCGTGTTCAATCCAGTGGGGTCTGGCGGTCGACATGAACCCGAACGGTGTTCAACTGGGGCATTCCATCCTGGCGTTGACTGCGATCACCGGCAACCTGGATATCCCAGGCGGTCTGACCCTGGGACCGCCATCGTCTCTGCTTGGCAAATGGCGCATGGAGACGCGGAGCAATCTGTCTGACGAACTTTGGGATAAACGTCTTGGCGCGAAAGAATGGCCGGCGGTTGGTGCCGTTATGGCGACCACCCACCCTGACGAAACCCTCGACACTCTTGAAACGGGCAAGCCGTACAAACTGCGCATGGCCTGGATCAACAGTACCAATGTGCTGGCTCCGTCGAGCGCGGTGCAGCCGGAGCGCTGGTATAAAGCATTACAGCAGATGGAGTTGATCGTTGCTCAGGATCTGTTCCACAACCCGACAACCATGGCCTTAGCCGACATCTTCCTGCCCTTGCCGACCTTCGCTGAGCACAACGGCGTCGTCATTACCAATTACGGCCGCAACGCCATCACCCTGGGGGCAATGAATGAGGCGCTGCGGGTCGGTGATACCAAATCAGACCTTGAGGTCTGTATGGAACTGGGCAAGCGTTTGCACCCGGACATGTGGCCGTTCGAAACGGTGCAGGACTTTTTTACCAACCAACTCCAGCCAGAACTGGGAATCGATTTCGAAGGTTTGAGCGAACTGGGTGTTTATCAACCGCCCTACGATTATCGCAAGTACGAAAAGGGCCTGCTACGCATGGATGGCGAGCCGGGTTTCAACACCGTTACCGGGTTGGTCGAGTTGTCATCCACTCTGTTTGAAAACTGGGGAGATGATGCGCTGCCTTACTACAAAGAGCCTCCTTATGGACCGGTCTCAACACCGGAGTTGTTCAAAGAGTATCCGCTGATTCTCACTTCCGGCGCCCGGCGGACGACTTCGTTCCATTCCGAGCATCGCCAGATCGAAACCCTGCGCGATATCGATCCCGATCCGCTGGTCGAATTAAATCCCGAGACGGCCGCGAAGTTGAATATCAATCACGGCGATTGGGTCGAACTGGAGAATATGTTCGGCAAATGCCGGATGAAAGCGCACCTGACAACGACGATTCATCCAAAGGTTTGCCACGCCCAACACGGCTGGTGGTATCCGGAAAAAGAGGGCGAAGCACCAAGCTTATTCGGGGTGTGGGATGCCAACCTCAACACCATGATCCCGCATAAAACCATCGGTACTCTTGGTTTTGGCGCCCCCTATAAGCAGATGATCTGCAAAGCGAAGCGGGTCGAGGGACCAGAGCTTTCCTGA
- a CDS encoding response regulator produces the protein MTTDSSTYEEVTIFLVDDDDVDVMGVQRALRKLKILNPVVRAHDGLEALELLRNPSTVKRPYIILLDLNMPRMNGFEMLTELRQDKALASSVVFVLTTSKADEDKVEAYQHNVAGYIVKNKVGEDFMGLIEMLDRYWRVVELPAQPTGSKK, from the coding sequence ATGACAACTGACAGCAGTACTTATGAGGAAGTGACGATCTTTCTTGTCGATGACGATGATGTGGACGTCATGGGCGTACAGCGAGCGCTGAGAAAATTGAAGATACTCAACCCGGTGGTCAGGGCTCATGATGGTCTTGAGGCCCTGGAGCTATTACGCAACCCAAGCACCGTGAAACGCCCCTATATCATCCTTCTCGATCTCAATATGCCTCGTATGAACGGATTCGAGATGTTGACGGAACTACGTCAGGATAAGGCGCTTGCCAGTTCTGTTGTATTTGTTCTGACGACATCAAAAGCGGACGAGGACAAAGTCGAAGCCTATCAGCATAATGTCGCTGGTTATATCGTAAAAAACAAAGTGGGTGAAGACTTCATGGGCTTAATCGAAATGCTGGATCGCTACTGGCGTGTTGTCGAACTCCCAGCACAACCGACCGGATCAAAAAAGTGA
- a CDS encoding EAL domain-containing protein: MRLLLIDDDEVDRMAVIRTLKKGTTNVSEVITAATAAEGLELASREQFDAILLDYRLPDQDGLAVLQTLRCGNFESGTVVMLSHQEDETLAERCLEAGAQDFLLKNEVNGRRLLRAVRQARQRYQIQEALNRSREQLLELAVHDPLTGLLNRRGFDNAMKKELARAQRSDSTELALLLLDLDDFKSVNDIHGHAAGDLLLIEVAQRLNTVIRDNDYLCRLGGDEFVIVMTLLEHEEQAVELADRIFSILQQPIQIGTEMADQSVTASIGIALLDGSDDHTEDLLRCADIAMYHAKKTGRNQCQYYSSALQQLVQSRIRIKNDLSVALERNEFKIFYQAQFNASDRSLGGAEALLRWQHPQLGLLSPDVFMPIAEETGLIVSIGNWVLREGCRQLKEWQLNHPEQAGDMTIAINLSPVQIKQHSLSAAVHATLDDHILDAECLELEITESAMIEDTAATAEILSAISHRGISFSLDDFGTGYSSLVHLKQFPISVLKIDKGFVSSIENDDKNKRLLIAIIAFAKGLEMCVVAEGVETKEQAEICTQYSCDRLQGYYFARPIPADQFEATFFSG; this comes from the coding sequence ATGCGTCTGTTGCTCATTGATGATGATGAAGTCGATCGTATGGCTGTGATTCGGACTTTGAAAAAAGGAACGACCAATGTCAGTGAGGTTATCACCGCAGCCACGGCGGCTGAAGGTTTGGAACTGGCATCCAGAGAACAGTTTGATGCCATACTGCTCGACTATCGATTGCCGGATCAGGATGGCCTCGCCGTTTTACAAACCCTGCGCTGTGGAAACTTCGAAAGCGGCACCGTGGTCATGCTCTCCCACCAGGAAGACGAGACCCTTGCTGAACGTTGCCTCGAAGCAGGCGCGCAGGATTTTCTCCTCAAAAATGAAGTCAATGGACGCCGGCTGTTAAGGGCGGTACGCCAGGCACGCCAACGCTATCAGATACAGGAAGCGCTGAACCGCAGCCGGGAACAGCTATTGGAGTTAGCCGTACATGACCCCCTGACTGGTTTGCTTAATCGTCGCGGTTTTGATAACGCCATGAAAAAGGAGTTAGCCCGGGCACAGCGTAGCGACAGCACTGAACTTGCCCTGCTGTTGCTTGATCTGGACGATTTTAAAAGTGTCAATGATATTCACGGGCACGCCGCAGGAGATCTCTTGCTGATCGAAGTTGCGCAGCGATTAAATACCGTCATCCGCGATAACGACTATCTGTGCCGACTGGGTGGCGATGAGTTTGTCATCGTGATGACCCTTCTCGAACACGAAGAACAAGCCGTCGAGCTTGCAGATCGTATTTTTTCAATACTGCAGCAGCCGATTCAAATCGGGACTGAAATGGCTGATCAGAGTGTCACGGCCAGCATTGGTATTGCGCTGCTGGATGGAAGTGACGACCACACTGAAGATCTGCTGAGGTGTGCCGATATCGCGATGTACCATGCCAAGAAAACCGGCCGTAACCAGTGTCAGTACTACTCTTCCGCCCTTCAGCAACTGGTGCAATCGAGAATCCGCATCAAGAACGATTTAAGTGTTGCACTGGAGCGAAATGAGTTCAAAATCTTTTATCAAGCCCAATTCAACGCCTCAGACCGCAGTCTCGGAGGTGCCGAAGCGCTTTTAAGATGGCAACACCCTCAACTGGGTCTGTTGTCGCCCGACGTGTTTATGCCCATCGCCGAAGAAACCGGACTTATTGTCAGTATTGGAAACTGGGTATTACGCGAAGGTTGCAGGCAACTCAAAGAGTGGCAACTAAACCACCCTGAACAAGCGGGCGACATGACCATCGCCATTAACCTGTCACCCGTACAGATAAAACAACACTCGTTGTCGGCAGCAGTCCATGCGACCCTGGACGATCATATTCTTGATGCCGAGTGCCTTGAGCTTGAGATCACCGAAAGTGCGATGATCGAGGACACCGCAGCAACTGCAGAGATTCTATCGGCAATTTCTCACCGTGGGATTTCCTTTTCTTTAGACGATTTTGGTACCGGATACTCGTCACTTGTTCATCTCAAGCAGTTTCCTATCAGTGTCCTCAAAATCGACAAAGGATTTGTCTCATCAATTGAGAACGATGATAAGAATAAACGCCTGCTAATCGCCATTATTGCTTTTGCTAAAGGGCTGGAGATGTGCGTTGTTGCAGAAGGGGTAGAAACTAAAGAACAAGCGGAAATCTGCACTCAATACTCTTGTGATCGACTGCAAGGCTACTACTTTGCGCGGCCAATACCTGCAGACCAGTTTGAAGCAACCTTCTTCTCGGGTTAA
- a CDS encoding OFA family MFS transporter, whose product MPTQHYNRWAILVAAIVSNICIGTLYAWSVFANPLGQKFGWAGPALALVFTINHGLSPVASTVGGFIQDKMGARNGMIIGGLMFTIGLYLSGTVAQVSSLYLTYSVLSGTGGAIIYCANLGNTVKFFPDKRGLASGLCAAGYGCGAMIVAPIASALIIKYGVLETFQILGGTFFIIIAACTAIVKKAPAGYQPAGWTPPAVSVNSSGSVDVIWHRMVRDIVWWMVLMMMFCGTMSGLMILAHASPIGQLMFKLTPMKAAFFVSIITLANALGRIGFGALSDKVGRSNTIMVMYIVSALSLFNLTFTGTVAGFVASGIGVGAVFGGFMGTMPTIISERYGLKRFGVNYGITFIGLSMAALTGPLTAAKVRVATGVYDNAFLIALGVNLAGLIFAAAFRILDKRTSDKFAA is encoded by the coding sequence ATGCCAACACAACATTACAACCGATGGGCCATTCTGGTGGCGGCAATTGTATCCAATATCTGTATTGGAACGCTTTACGCCTGGAGTGTGTTCGCCAACCCGCTGGGACAGAAATTCGGTTGGGCAGGACCAGCGCTGGCGTTGGTCTTTACCATAAATCATGGGTTAAGTCCGGTCGCATCGACTGTTGGGGGGTTCATTCAGGACAAGATGGGGGCCCGCAATGGCATGATCATCGGTGGTCTGATGTTCACCATCGGCCTGTACTTGTCCGGAACCGTAGCGCAAGTCAGCTCTCTCTACCTGACTTACAGCGTTCTGTCCGGAACCGGGGGCGCTATCATTTATTGCGCCAACCTGGGCAACACGGTCAAATTCTTTCCCGATAAGCGTGGACTGGCATCGGGCCTTTGCGCCGCCGGTTACGGCTGCGGAGCAATGATTGTCGCCCCAATTGCCAGCGCTTTGATTATTAAATATGGGGTATTGGAAACCTTCCAGATCCTCGGCGGAACCTTTTTCATTATTATCGCCGCCTGTACTGCAATCGTAAAAAAAGCCCCGGCCGGATATCAGCCTGCCGGTTGGACCCCACCCGCGGTCAGTGTCAACAGCAGCGGTTCTGTCGATGTTATCTGGCATCGGATGGTACGGGATATCGTCTGGTGGATGGTATTGATGATGATGTTCTGCGGCACAATGTCCGGCTTGATGATTCTAGCCCACGCTTCGCCAATCGGTCAGTTGATGTTTAAACTGACTCCGATGAAAGCGGCTTTCTTCGTCAGTATTATTACTCTGGCCAACGCCCTTGGCCGGATCGGTTTTGGTGCATTGTCCGACAAAGTTGGCCGTTCCAACACCATTATGGTGATGTACATCGTTTCGGCCCTCTCACTGTTTAATCTGACATTTACCGGAACTGTTGCCGGCTTTGTTGCTTCCGGCATCGGAGTCGGGGCGGTCTTTGGCGGTTTTATGGGGACCATGCCGACGATCATCAGCGAACGTTACGGATTAAAGCGATTCGGCGTCAATTACGGTATCACTTTTATCGGCTTAAGCATGGCGGCACTGACCGGCCCACTGACCGCAGCCAAGGTGCGGGTTGCGACGGGCGTTTACGACAATGCATTTCTAATTGCACTGGGCGTCAACCTTGCTGGTTTGATCTTTGCGGCAGCGTTCCGGATTCTGGATAAACGCACAAGCGATAAATTTGCGGCCTAG
- a CDS encoding IclR family transcriptional regulator has product MAMASSVKLFQVLELLCQGGPVKAMTLSRELGFNKSSIHRFLNTLMEMGYVVQDNETGLYSASLKVYELGVQVKNRFGISKIAAPILRRLQVEVNAAVNLGVLQNNEMLTLERFTPDDENVKIIVKAKLPAYCTALGKILLAYLDEESFERYMATTELKAITRRTVTDPAEFRAMIAQIRNNGLAVDDRELDENIRSIATPVRDESGLVVAGLSITAAATRLAGEDLAEAQRKLYLATDKLCTALGNTAES; this is encoded by the coding sequence ATGGCGATGGCGTCATCCGTTAAATTATTTCAGGTTCTGGAACTCTTATGTCAGGGTGGGCCTGTTAAGGCGATGACGTTGAGCCGTGAGCTCGGTTTCAATAAAAGCTCAATTCACCGATTTCTGAATACGCTCATGGAAATGGGCTATGTCGTTCAGGATAACGAAACCGGCCTTTACAGCGCCAGCCTGAAAGTTTATGAGTTGGGAGTGCAGGTCAAAAACCGCTTCGGGATCTCAAAAATTGCCGCGCCGATCTTACGGCGTTTGCAGGTTGAGGTAAATGCTGCGGTCAACCTTGGGGTGTTACAGAATAACGAAATGCTGACCCTTGAGCGATTCACCCCGGATGACGAGAACGTCAAAATTATCGTCAAAGCGAAGTTGCCGGCCTATTGTACCGCTCTCGGGAAGATCCTTTTGGCCTATCTCGACGAGGAGAGTTTCGAGCGCTACATGGCGACGACCGAACTGAAAGCCATTACCCGCAGAACCGTGACCGATCCGGCTGAGTTTCGCGCGATGATTGCCCAGATCCGCAACAACGGCCTGGCTGTCGATGATCGGGAGCTGGATGAAAATATTCGTTCGATTGCAACGCCGGTACGGGATGAGAGCGGTCTTGTCGTGGCGGGTCTGTCGATTACCGCCGCCGCCACGCGATTGGCGGGGGAGGATTTAGCCGAGGCGCAACGCAAGCTATACCTGGCGACCGACAAACTCTGTACTGCTCTGGGCAACACGGCCGAGAGCTGA